From the genome of Sphingobacterium sp. UGAL515B_05:
GAACAAAATCTAAAAACGACAGATCCTTGCCTCGGCGCACATCGTTACTTTGTTATTTCACTTTTGACCTTAACGGTTCTCTCGTTGTCGGCCTGTACCAAAAAGCAAGCACAAGAACTTACAACCAGCCCGGATAACGGAACTGAAACGGTGACAGTCCAGAATGTGTCCTATACGAATTTTTCTAAAGCACTCTTTGAAACGAAATGTAGTTCATGCCACGCAGCAGGACGTTCGGCCAGTGGACGATGGACGTTCAGTGGTTATACCTCTGTCAAAGACCATATTGCACAGATCAACAATGTAGTACTGGTGGCCAAATCCATGCCACTGGGCGGCTCACTCACAGCAAAAGAAATAGAACTGCTGGATGCATGGATTAAGAGAAATTCACCTGAAAATTAATGTTATACCTATGAACAAAATCAACATTTATATAGCGCTCTTTATGCTGCTTATTAGTATGAAGACATTTGCTCAACAAAAGGCTTCCCTTGTTTCAAAAGAGACCAGCATCAGCTTTTTCAGTAATGCACCATTGGAAGACATCGAAGCCAAAAGTATCTTGGGCGCTTCGGCTATGAACCTCCAAAGCGGAGATATCATCTTTCGGGTAAAAAATACATCTTTTCAATTTGACAAAAAGCTCATGCAAGAGCATTTCAATGAAAATTACATGGAAAGTGATCGATACCCCCTATCAGAATTTAAAGGTAAAGTCGAAAGTGCAGACAAATTAACAAAGGACGGCAACTATACGCTGAACGTAACGGGCACACTTCTGATCCATGGGGTTACCAAACCTTTCAGCACCAAGGCTGCATTTATTGTTAAAGATGGGACATTAAAAGCTGTTGCAAGTTTTCAGGTAAAACTCGCCGATCACAAAATTCCTATTCCTTCCATTGTCGGAAAAAAAATTGCTGAAGTAGTAAAAATCACTATTGATGCGACCTACAAACCATAATTACTCGAATTCATTGCAAATGAGAAAAACACTATTTATACTCCTGTGCTTTATTTCCACAACGTTACTTGCTCAGGAAGACCTTGATAAATTAATCCATATCGATGGGGATAAAAATGAAAAAGTCACTGCAACCTTTAAATCCGGTAACCTGATCAACCTCAAGACGACAGAAACAATTCACCGACATGAAATGGACTTTAGAGTAGATCACCGTTTTGGCGATATCGCAGGCAGCGCCGGTGGAGGGAAGAATTTCTTCGGTCTCGATAATTCGACCGACATCCGAATCGGTTTTGACTACGGTCTATTAGATAATCTAAACATTGGAATCGCTCGCGCGAAGGGTGCAACAGAGGTCAGACAACTCTTTGAGGGGAATGTGAAATACCGATTTATCGAACAGACGGTCGACAATAATGTACCTGTTTCCGTTGCTTTTTTTGGAAGTACAACCCTATCTGCCATGGAAGCCAGCCCGGATAAATCTTCGGCAGCAAGCTTTGAAGACTTCAATGACCGATTGAGTTATGTGACGCAGCTCATCATTGCCCGTAAATTTAGCTCAAATCTATCGCTTGTTGTAGTCCCAACCTATCTTCACCGAAACTATACAGCTTATAACGATCAGAATGATGTATTCGCTCTTGGTATTGGTGGGCGGGCTAAGGTCAGCAATAGGATCGCATTAGTAGCAGACTATACATTACCTTTCCGAAAGTCGGCGAACAAAAAATACCATGAAGATGTAAGCGGACAGCATTACTATAATGCATTAGGTGTCGGTTTGGAAATGGATACCGGAGGCCATATCTTCCATCTCAACTTTACCAATGCCACCGCATTACAAGAATCTCAGTTTATTAGCGAAACAAATAGCTCTTGGGGTAAGGGACAATTCCGTTGGGGATTTAGCATTGCTCGCCGTTTCAATTTTAATAAAAAGAAACCTATTGGATAAAAAGCTATTCAAAGCAAAAAATAAAATGCTCAATCGGGGACTTGGAAAGAAAAGAATCTATCCAAAACAATAGGAATTCAAAATGCTTAAAAGCCTCGAGAGTGATATGGCCTTAAATAAAAAAGCGGATAACAATACTGTTATCCGCTTTCTTATCACACAAAATTAAACCTACAAATCATTTAACCACTTATTTACCTCATCTTGTGTTTTACCAGTCTTCTTTTGAAGTTTACCTACCAACTCGTCTTCTTTGCCCTCGGCATACAATAGATCATCATCAGTAAGATCTGCATATTGTTGTTTTACCTTACCTTTGATTTCGTTCCAACGGCCTTTCCATGTTAATTCGCTCATAATTATTTTCCTTTTATTGTTTATTAATAGAACAGTATCGTACAGCTAATCGTTTAAAAAATAATGTTATAAAATGTTAATACTATAACATTCACTTGATAAACAGGCACTTTCTATTCTTCGTAGTATTATTTCCGGTTACAATTGGCCGTCCATACCTTGCTGTCTTTTGTATAACCAATTGTCAATTTACCGGCATCAATACGGATAACTCCTGTACCTGCCGAACCAATGTTGACCAAGACGTTATCCTTTTTTTCAAAATCTACGCCGTTGAGATTTGGAATGCCATTACCAAAAGCGAAATTATAGGTATCGCCAACTTTTGTTACGGTAACTGTCCCTTCTGCAGCGGCAACATCATTGTCATTGTTATTTATATCATCATACGAGATCGTGCCTTCATATTTACCAACAAAAAGATCGTTGTCGGCCGGATCATCGTCTTTGCTACATGATGTAAAACCTACCAATACCGTTAAAATAAGCATACCTAGTCCCAGTGTTTGAATTAATTTTTTCATACGTCGATGTGTTAATGTGAAAACTCTATTTTATTACAGCTGGGTAAAATTCAAACTTTATGCCAGTCCAAATTCAGTCTTACAAACACCCGTATCAAACACCCAAGAAGGGGTATAAATACCGAACTAGCGAATAAATACACAACGATCGTATACAGATATCCGTTAAATACCCCATTTCTATTAATAAGTCATTATGATTTTTTTGTATTTTTAAGACCATAATTGGTTTTTCCTACTACATTGGAGTAATCTAACTCCAATGTAGTAGGAAAAACCTCCGGTATGATACATGATTAGATCCCATATAAAAAAACTGCCTTATTTATGAAATTATTTTCCGTCTTTCTATTTTTCATTGCCCTCCAGTCTTGCACCGCTCAGCGGATAGAAAAAAAAGAAAAAGGCTCTTTGTTTATCAATACATCAATCCCCGCACATAGTTCCTTAGCCATCTCAACCGAAGATGCCAGTCTATTTTCCATTGCGGCTAAAAAAACGTCGATTGGTCGGCTAAAAATTTTGAATGAATCAGAGGAGATTGAGATGGAGAAGAACAAAACATACACACTGAATGTCAACCAGAAAGGGAACATCGTATTCCTAAATCAATCCGATCAAGAAACTAATATCAAATTGAGAGTCTATAACCATACATCGAAGATCATTCAGAAAACAAATCTCATCCACTAGAAAAGAGGCAAAATATTTTTTAAAAAACTTGGAGTGAAAGCGCATTATCGCTAAATTCATTTATTCCAAGCCTACACTATGGAAATCAATTATGCGCTTATCGTTCGAAGATTCGAGGAATATTTTGACCTATGGAGTTCCAAAGTATACCAATATGCAATCCATAAAACCAAATCTTCTTACCTAGCCGAAGAAACTGTACAGCGTGTATTTATCAAACTCTGGAAAAATATGCGTGACAAAAATATCGATGCCACCGTAGAATCCCAGATTTTCTGTATCACCCGAACTGTGGTGATCGATCTGGTCAAGGCGGAGTATAATCGAAAGAAACTTCTGGATCACGATCAGACATTTGTCTTGCGCCATAGTCCTCAGGATGATTTTTATGCCAAACAACTTACATCCACACTTCATGAAATTGTCGATAAACTACCGGAGAAACGCAAGGAGATTTTTATGCTAAGCCGGTTTTCTAATCTTTCACATAAGGAGATTGCGGACAAGCTGGCCATATCGACGAAAACTGTGGAGAACCAATTGACACTAGCACTAAAAACCATTCGAAAGGCTTTACTGTTCAGTATGCTGGTGCAAATTATTTTTTAATTTCTTTGGGGGCTACCTCATTTTCAATCGTAATCTTTATACATGAAGATTACAAAAACACTCATCGACAAATACCTAAGCGGTAAAGCCAGTGCGGAAGAAATTGCCGCAGTAGAAAATGCGCTGGCCAATAACGAGTTTTATTGGGAGGATTTTATGCCGGAAACGGAATGGCAAGCATATGAGGTGGATTCGGATTTTAAAAACCAAAAGGAAATAAAAGCGCATATTTTCAAACAAATAGGGCAAAAAAATAAGAATCGTTTCAGCTGGTTAAAATATGCGGCGATTATCTTCTTCATTGGAATAGGAGCCTGGCTGGGATTAAACCAAATCGATTCTCCTAAACATACCACCGCATATCGTAACTCTAAGAAAGTCCAGCCCACACTGCAGGAGCAACCAAGTAATTTATATTATATCAATTCAGGTAATACCATTCAACAAATTGCAGTTCCAGACGGTTCTACGATCGACCTATACCCCAATTCTGAAGTAAAATTCAGTTCAGATTTCACAACGATTAGCGCGCGAGAAATTCAATTAAAAGGTAAAGCCAAATTTACGGTAGCAAAGGATAAAACAAAGCCTTTTCGCGTTCATACGGCAGATTTGACAACAACCGCACTTGGCACTGTTTTCAGTGTGGAAGAAGGTGGCAGTGCGGTTACCAAAATAAAACTCTATGAAGGCCGTATTGAAGTCAAAAGCAATCAGCATCCTGAAAATAAACAGACCTTAAATCTACAGTTTCAACCCAACGAAGAAATCAGCATTGATCGCAAGCTACAACAGATCATTGCCGAAACCCGAGTCAATACTTCTCAATCCAGCAAAAGGGGGTCTTACTTAAAAACTAGCGGACAGCTGATCTTTAAAAACCTCCCATTGCAAGATGTACTTCACATCATCAGTCATAATTATGGCCTTAAACTAAGCTTTGAACCTAAAGATATACAAGATAAATACTATAGTGGAACGTATAAAAATACAGCATTAGCATACGTCAACATGCTAGCTGATATCCAAGCACTCCATAAAATAACCATTCATGTACAAACCGAATAACATTCACTCACATAACCCACAAATTATGCACAATTATTTACCTTCCAAGCATAGTATCCTAACTATGCTATTGTTGAGATCCAACATTCGAGCCGACGTAAACTGGGCACTGCGTCTTGGCCTCATGGGGCTTTTGTCAACAAGCTATCTTCTTGCTAATGCCCAACAAAATGCGTCCATTAACGGAGTAATCAAAGATGAAACAGGAAAGCCCATCCCCTCGGCGACGGTTACCATACGTAATGCGACGAGCGGAATGAAAAAAACAACAACCAGCAGACCTGACGGAACTTTTTCACTCGACCAGATTCCTGCTGGACAGGGCTATCAGATCAGCGTATCGTCTATCGGTTTTAAAAGCAGAGACCTATTGGACTACACCATTACCGACAGAGACAAGCTAGCGATCAATATCAGTCTGGAATCGAGTGCGCAAAACCTACAGGAGGTCGTCGTTACAGCGCTTGGTATCAAACGCGAAAAAAAAGCGCTCGGTTATACGGTCGCTGAACTCAAAGGCGACGAGCTGACGCAGGGTAAGGAAACCAATGTAGCGAATGCCTTATCGGGTAAAGTTGCCGGCGTGCAGGTGAGCCGCGCTGCATCCGGTGCCGGAGGTTCATCCAAGGTCGTGATACGTGGTAACAACTCACTTATCGGTAATAGCCAGCCGCTCTATGTTGTTGATGGAGTACCGATTGATAATCAAAACATTTCATCTCCAAACCAATCTGGGGGAACCGATTATGGTGACGGAATCGGAAACATCAATCCCGAAGACATTGAAACGATGTCGGTATTAAAAGGCCCAAATGCGGCCGCACTTTATGGACAAAGAGGAAGTAACGGCGTTATCTTGATCACAACTAAATCTGGTAAAGCTGGTAAGACCCGTTTTAGTTATGGTACAGATTTTTCATTGGGCAATGGGCTGGTCTTACCTGATTTTCAAAATGTCTATGGACAAGGATTGAACGGAACATTTACACATTTCAGAAAAGATGACGGCACCATTGTTTCCATGAGTGAAGCGCTGAAAAATGGTTACAGTGGTATGCCTAAAATGAGTGCCGGACGTGACCGTACGACACGGGCAAGCTGGGGTGCAAAAATGGAAGGCCAGACTTATGAAGATGCTTATGGCAACATCTTACAGTTAACACCAAAACCAGATACCTACTCGTCGTTTTTTCAAACAGAGAAACAGTTTGTCAACAACCTTAGTATTGATGGCGGAACCGACAAAGTAAACTACCGTTTTTCATTTGCCAATACAGATGTAAAGGGTTATATCCCAACCAATACGCTGAAGAGAAACAATTTCGGTCTGCGCACGCAAGCCAAAATAACCGATAAATTTCATATCGACATCAAGGCGAACTATATTGCACAAAAGGGACAAAACCGACCTACGTTGGCCGATGCTGCAGACAATCCTGCCTACCTATTTATCAGCCAGCCGCGAAGCCTGGGCAACGACATCATGGCACAGTATAAATGGACCGCGCAGGAGATCAGCAGACAGCTTGGATTTTCGGGATTGACGGAAGGATTGGAGAAAACATATGCCACCAATAGTTCCACAGCCAACCCCTTTTGGACCATTCATGAAAACCACAATGAAGATCGTCGGGACCGCATCATAGGGTTACTCCGTCTGAGTTACGACTTTGCTCCTTGGCTTAAGGTCACAGCGACCGGGGGTACGGACTTCTATACCGATCAACGGTTTCGTTACCGTCCAATAAACACCTACCAAAGCTTGAACCGAAAGGGTGATATTCGCGAAGAGGTCATCAGAGCCCGCGAAGACAATTTTGACGTCCTCGCTAGCTCCAACTTCAAATTGACCGATGACATTAAACTCAGTGCCAACTTAGGGGCCAGCCATCAAAGCCGGTATTTGCGTATGACAGGAAATTCAGGCAATCAATTTATTGTTCCGAATCTCTTTGTAATCAATAACACCACGACAAATAGTTACATATTTGACCTGATCGAGTCCAAGATTAATTCGGCTTATCTATCGGGCCAGTTCAGTTACAAAGACTATTGGTTTGTTGATTTCTCTGCCCGTAACGACTGGTCTTCGACCCTATCAAAGGAAAACAATTCGTTTTTCTACCCGAGTGTAAGTTCCAGTTTGGTCTTATCGGATGCTTTCAAATGGCAATCTGACGTACTGTCTTTCGCCAAAATCAGAGCTTCATGGGCCCAGGCCGGTAGTTCAGGAAACCCATATCAGCTGACAGGAGCATATAGTCTCAACCAGTATACCCATGGTGGCGTACCGATGGCTTCCTATACAGAAATTATTCCTGATCCGAATTTGAAAAACGAACTGACCACGTCGATCGAAGCTGGGGCAGATCTGAGATTCCTAAAAAACAGACTTTCTTTCTCCTTCACCTACTATCAGGCCAAGACAAAGAATCAGATTTTGGACGTACCAATCGCCCCTTCCAGTCTCTATGTAAAAAACAGGATCAACGCTGGAGAAATTAGCAACAGAGGTATTGAATTTGTATTGGGAGCAACACCGATCAAAAGCGAATCGGGATTTGAATGGAATACAACCTTCAATTACAACCGCAACAGAAATAAAGTTGAATCACTCTATCCCGGTGTAGAAAGCTTTTTACTCGCTACAGACCGCGGGATAAATGTGGTTGCGGAGGTCGGAAAACCATTTGGACAACTCATTGGGACACAGTTTGCATGGATCAAAGATGATCAGGGAAATAGATTGATCGACCCGACTACTGGGCTCCCCTTACGTACCGCAGGACGTGTAGAAACCGATCTTGGAAATGCGCAACCCGACTGGCTGGGTGGTTTTGCCAATACCTTTAAATATAAAGGTTTCAACCTCTATGCACTTGTCGATATCCGTCAGGGCGGCGTAATCTTCTCCCAATCCAATCGTGAACAGATCATTTATGGTACTTCTAAAAAGACCTTGGAAGGCCGTGATGGCACCTACGTTGCCGAAGGGATGGTCGGACAAAAAGATGGGTCAGGGAACTGGACAAGTACAGGAACAAAAAACAGCAAGCAGGTTGCCGCACAAGATTACTGGAACATGGTAGCGAGTGACAAAGAAGTCATGGTATCCGAAGAAATGATCAATGATATGAGTTATATTGCCATGCGCGAAATCAGTCTCTCCTATTCTTTCCCTAAAAAGCTGATGCCACATAAACTTGTTAACTCCCTAAAATTGGGCGTCTATGGACGTAACCTATTTTATTTTCAACGGAAAACTGATGGATTTTCACCAGAAGCTTCTGCTTTCAATGTAAACAATAGCTCGATTGGTATTGAATCAACTTCACTTCCAATGATGCGCACATTCGGTATTAATCTCACTGTTGGTCTGTAAACCCTTTATCATGAAAAAGAAACTATTTAAAAATACATTCATCGTCGGACTTATTTCTGTGGCAGGATTAGGTTCATGTACCAAAGATTTCGAACGGATCAATACGCCGCCGACATCGGTCACCACTGTAGACCCTTCCTTACTTATAGCCCGCATTCTACGTGATGGTACTTTTCAGGAATCTGGGGAACTACCCAACAACAAGTTTGGCTCTTGGATCCAACATTGGGCCGGGGGACCGGTAGTGCCTGTTTCTCGATATTTTGAAGGACCCGAAAATCTTATTTGGTCGCAGCACTACACCTTGCTCCGCAATATCGTTCAGATCAAACAGGAATTGAGCGGCAAGGAAGACAATGCAGAAGGAAGAAGTAAACTGGCTATCGCCGAACTTTATGAAGCATACCTCTATCAGCGCCTTACAGATTTGTTTGGTGACATCCCCTACTCTGAGATCACAAAATCCAATAAGGAAATTAACCGTACGCCAAAATTTGACAAACAAGAAGAGATCTATCCGGCACTGGTTCAAAAGGTCGATGCAGCTATGGCAAAGCTTACAAGCGGCGACCTGTCCTACGGCTCTTCAGATTTCTTTTACAAAGGCAGTATTGATAAATGGAAAAAATTTGGCAATTCGCTCAAATTAAAGCTCGGCATGCGCATGCGGTACGCCAATCCTTCTTTGGCCCAGAAAACGGTTACCGAAGCCATGACTTCTGCAATAGGTCTATTCTCCAGCAACAGTGATAATGCCGCAGTACCGACCTACAACGATGCTCAGGCTGAAAACCAGAACCCGATTTTACGTCAAATGACTACCGGAAGTGCCGATCTACGTTATTTGGCTAATACCCTGGTTGACAAACTTAAAGAATACAATGATCCAAGGCTCCCTTTACTTGCCGAACCGGTCATTAGCAATGGAGTTCCAACCTATCAAGGTATTGGGGTTTCGTTGACCGATAACCAGCTATCACAACTGATTCGTGCCAACTATTCAACGGCGAATAAGTCTACTTGGTTCAGCCTTTCATTTGCACCGATCCCAAGCTATGCGTTTACGTATTCGGATATCTGTTTTTACAAAGCTGAAGCTGCACTTCTTGGCTGGGGTGCTACACCTGCCAATGCCCAAACGTTCTTTACAGAAGGGGTCAAAGCTGCGCTGGCACTTCCGCCATATAATATGACAGCAATCCCCTCTGCATACGAACCAGTGCTCAATCTAAGCGGCTTGACTGACGAACAGAAAATGGAGAAAATAGCGACACAAAAATGGATTCACCTATTTGGCCGGGACATGGAAGCCTTTGCCGAATGGCGACGTACAGGATATCCTCGATTAACCCCCGGTCCTAACCCAGGCTCCACCAACGGACAAATACCGCGTAGAGCTATTTATTCCAGTGAAGAGACTGAGTTAAACGCAGCAAATTTAAAAGAGGCTGCAGCACGCATGACAAATGGTGACTCGTTCCTATCCAAAGTCTGGTGGGACAAGAAGTAACTGCACTTTTTTAGCCGAGATTATAGACAGACAAAGCTGTTCACAATCATTCAAAGAAGTGCTAATAAGTAGGGCCCTGATATTAATATCAGGGCCCTACTTGTTTCTTCTCATCTCCAATTCGCGTGGTTGTCAGGTCTTACCAATACAATATAAGCTAAACGATACTATCGGATCCTCTTAAATATTTCCGTTTTATTGTGCTGTATAATTTTCAACTCATTACCGCTGATGGAAAATTTTCCGGAGTAATAAATTAAGCTGTCTTTCCCCAAGTCATCATTCCCCTTTGGAGGGTAAAACAACAATGAGTCCGCTGAAGTAAAGAGTAAGACTTTACCTACAATAGTCAAAAATTACGTCAATTCCAAATCGTCAAGGCTAATTTTCTCTTTCTTTAGTTCAGTAATTTCCTTTTCTAATTTTTTTAAGTTTTCATCAATCAATGCTATACTACCTTCAGGAAGAACTGTCTCCCGGTCATTCGATTTGATCGATTGCGTCGTCACAACTAATTCCAGATCATAATCTGTCAGATTGATTCCTTTGACGGGATAGCGAGGAAAGCTCCAGAGTTTAGGATAATCTTTTTTTTGCTGATTGAAGACTATCGTATTGACACGAGAATCACCTGGCTGGAGCACACTGTCAGATTCGCCAAAAACAGCCTGCTCATTGCTGATAATAGTTTGTGAAGAACGTTTTTTCAGCACATACGAAAAGCCCTGGCTTCCGTTCAGTGGCTTTTTACCTATATACTTCATAGTCACTATAATTCTGGGAACAGGTTCGCCAAAGAAATCTTCGAGTCCAAGTTCAATAGGTTCCAACTGAAAAACAGCCAGCTCTTTCTTTACCTGTTCAAATTCAGTTTTATGTTTTTGTAGACTATCGATCTCATTTTGAAGATGAGCTATCTTCCTTTCCTGTTGTTTTTGAAGGATGTCGTCGGCCAGGTCCAATACTGCACCATAAGATTTTCCATCGATCATACCCAACGAAATACGATTTATTGATTCCTCACTATATTTTTGAGGTTCGTTCATTTTGAGCCACATCGCTTCGGATAGTGCCACTCGCAAGGCCTTTTCCAAGTTCGCTTTTTCTTTGTCATTCAGCTTCGCTTCTACCTTTTTACGGGAACTGTCAAAAGACGACTCGTCCTTTCCACTTAGTCTTTCGCTACAGGAGCTTATAGATAATGTCAAGAATAGTCCGATCAGTGCGATTTTTATGCATTGTTTCATTTTAAATAGTTTTAGTATATAAGATATCGGCTAAGCTTGCATAAAGCTAATGCTTAGGTAACACTGTTCTTAAATCAATTGAACGTTTCTTACTGCTTATTCCTTAATATCGTTCAAGCAGAACATAAGGACGCAGAATTTAACATTCAGTTTTTTTATGAGCTGTTAAAAATATATAAAAAACGTTATCTTAAAAATTAATTCAACACAAAAAGCTACATTTCACAAGATAGCCCCCAACTGACACTTTCCAACTGTCGCTATTGATAACAGCCCGCTGACTCAGCGATAATTTGTACTAGGTATTTTGGCTAAACACCTTAGAACAATCTGAAAATAAAGAAATTATAAAGGTGAAATTTTATTTCCCCCTGAGTAAAAGATGCAATTTATCGTAATCTTCCCAATCACCGAAACCTGCAAAATTTGGTTTGTCGCTCCATGAAACCATAGCCTTACAATCAAAACAGATCTTAGCGATCCCAATGCATTGCTTATTTTTATAGAACACAAGGATATCTCGAAATTCATAAATACAAGAGGTGTCGAGATGATCTGTTCTTGTTTTTAAGAAAAATAGTGAGTCGACAGCACGATAGCGAGATTGATCCAGTGAGCCTCTAACATATCCTATATTCTTCAAATGAGATAAAAGGGAAAGATCCAACTTATCATCTTCCAATACTGATAACAAAAGACGCTCTTTCTCAGATTTATTCTTTTTGTTCTCCAATTCACCTATTTTAAATAAATCAATGTCCATAGAATAATACTCCAATGAATCAAAATTAGATGATATCGGGACTGCTGGCTCATTTCCCCGCTGTTTTATAGAATTTCCGCTATTCATGCAACCTTGCAGATAAATAGCACTGAAAAGTAGACATCCAACGGTAAAACATATTATTCTTTTCATATAAATAATTTACAAGCTTTTGAATGGTTTAACTATTTTCGAAATTATCAATTTCATTTCATAATCTAGTAATATACACATCCGTATAGAACCGAAATAAACGTTTTCTAATCAAGTTATCGGAAAGCGTTGGGAGATCAAATATTACGCAATCGTGTGCATGCAAACAAAAGCTGAATAGATTTGCTCAACTATGCATTGTTTACTAATATTGTCCATTGATCATGTACAATAAGCAAAAAATAGAAGAAAGGGATCTGCTGCAAGAGCTAAAGAATGGGAACTCTCTTGCCTTTCAGAAACTTTATAACACTTATTTTGCCTTATTGTATCTTCACGCTACCAATAAGTTGCACGATCGCGAAGCCGCTAAGGATATCGTCCATGACTTATTTGCTTCGATTTGGCAAAACAGGTATACATTAGCTATCCAGGGAGAAATATCTGCCTACCTCCACAGTGCCATACGCTACCGCGTAATAGATCATATCGCCAAGGAACAATCAAAAACCAGGTATTTGGCTTCGTTACCTCCTATTACAACATATCATACCGGAGGTACAGACCATTCCCTAAGGGAGAAATTGCTTCAGGAACAAATAGATCGTGTGCTTAATAAGCTTTCCCCACGCGTAAGAGAGGTCTTTGAACTGAGTAGGGAGCACTATCTCAGTCACAAGGATATCGCAAAAAAACTTAATCTATCAGAACATAGCGTTCGCAGTTATATGAAAGAAGCCCTACGTCTGCTTCGCAGTAAATTAGGAAGCCTGCTTTGGGTAAGCTTACTGTTTTTTTGTAAAATTTTCTAATCGCCCCCCCCCCCCTTCCCCCCTTCTCATCCGTCATATAGAAGTAACCAACTATATTATCATGATGAACCAAGAGCACGGAAATGGCCCGTCCTTACTTAAGAAATATCTAGAAGGGAAATGTACTACACGAGAACAAGCGCTTGTTGAAGAATGGTATCTTAATCTAGGTGAAGACCAAATTCCATCTGACAAGGAGCTAATTTCGGATGTAATCGAACTACAAAAAAGATTAAAGGGAATCTCTAAAGAGCAGCCTTATTATAATAAAGGGTACATTATGGCAATTGCTGCAATCCTCCTCGCTTTTTTTACAATTGGAACAATACTATATCTACAACGGAATAATAATCAAGAAAACAAACATGAATTGCTTGTTGATGACATTGCGCCTGGCAAAAACAAAGCGTTATTATCAATAGATGGACAACCAGCAATTGCTCTAGACGGAAAAAATAGCAGCATTATCTCAAAAGAAGGCTCATTGGGATACAATAATGGAACGACAATCATTGAAACGGAGAATGTAAAAACAATCCGGCTTTCAACACCGGCTGCCGGTCAATTTGAAGTCGTGCTGCCTGATGGTACCAAAGCATGGTTGAATGCCTTATCTTCTATCACTTATCCAGCAGCCTTTATTGGTAAAGAAAGACAAATCCAGCTGACAGGTGAAGTCTACCTGGAGGTTACCAAAAATGTACACAAACCATTTGTCATACAAACAGCACAGCAG
Proteins encoded in this window:
- a CDS encoding CsbD family protein, translated to MSELTWKGRWNEIKGKVKQQYADLTDDDLLYAEGKEDELVGKLQKKTGKTQDEVNKWLNDL
- a CDS encoding DUF5777 family beta-barrel protein — protein: MRKTLFILLCFISTTLLAQEDLDKLIHIDGDKNEKVTATFKSGNLINLKTTETIHRHEMDFRVDHRFGDIAGSAGGGKNFFGLDNSTDIRIGFDYGLLDNLNIGIARAKGATEVRQLFEGNVKYRFIEQTVDNNVPVSVAFFGSTTLSAMEASPDKSSAASFEDFNDRLSYVTQLIIARKFSSNLSLVVVPTYLHRNYTAYNDQNDVFALGIGGRAKVSNRIALVADYTLPFRKSANKKYHEDVSGQHYYNALGVGLEMDTGGHIFHLNFTNATALQESQFISETNSSWGKGQFRWGFSIARRFNFNKKKPIG
- a CDS encoding sigma-70 family RNA polymerase sigma factor; translated protein: MEINYALIVRRFEEYFDLWSSKVYQYAIHKTKSSYLAEETVQRVFIKLWKNMRDKNIDATVESQIFCITRTVVIDLVKAEYNRKKLLDHDQTFVLRHSPQDDFYAKQLTSTLHEIVDKLPEKRKEIFMLSRFSNLSHKEIADKLAISTKTVENQLTLALKTIRKALLFSMLVQIIF
- a CDS encoding YceI family protein; protein product: MNKINIYIALFMLLISMKTFAQQKASLVSKETSISFFSNAPLEDIEAKSILGASAMNLQSGDIIFRVKNTSFQFDKKLMQEHFNENYMESDRYPLSEFKGKVESADKLTKDGNYTLNVTGTLLIHGVTKPFSTKAAFIVKDGTLKAVASFQVKLADHKIPIPSIVGKKIAEVVKITIDATYKP
- a CDS encoding FecR family protein, translating into MKITKTLIDKYLSGKASAEEIAAVENALANNEFYWEDFMPETEWQAYEVDSDFKNQKEIKAHIFKQIGQKNKNRFSWLKYAAIIFFIGIGAWLGLNQIDSPKHTTAYRNSKKVQPTLQEQPSNLYYINSGNTIQQIAVPDGSTIDLYPNSEVKFSSDFTTISAREIQLKGKAKFTVAKDKTKPFRVHTADLTTTALGTVFSVEEGGSAVTKIKLYEGRIEVKSNQHPENKQTLNLQFQPNEEISIDRKLQQIIAETRVNTSQSSKRGSYLKTSGQLIFKNLPLQDVLHIISHNYGLKLSFEPKDIQDKYYSGTYKNTALAYVNMLADIQALHKITIHVQTE
- a CDS encoding cytochrome c, whose protein sequence is MEQNLKTTDPCLGAHRYFVISLLTLTVLSLSACTKKQAQELTTSPDNGTETVTVQNVSYTNFSKALFETKCSSCHAAGRSASGRWTFSGYTSVKDHIAQINNVVLVAKSMPLGGSLTAKEIELLDAWIKRNSPEN